From Lucilia cuprina isolate Lc7/37 chromosome 4, ASM2204524v1, whole genome shotgun sequence:
TggttttttcccattttttttgacattttacgATATGGCTTTGCAAAAACGAGTTATGACTTTTTTACCgacaatattgaaaatatggACTATTGTGTGTTTAATGCCCCAAAGTATACTGTGAAAAAGTGACTGATAAAAGTGTTATCAGGATGCACTAAATTACTTAtccccgtattcataaagatattaatcgcttattttagttttattacgcacattttccattcaaaaataaataaaaaaattcctaaaataaaccatcaataactttattaggcatttatgaatatggaggTTAATATATAATAACTGTTACACAACTAAAtgcattttatttgaaatattcctGATATATACTGAAATATGAGCTcgatagttttaaataaaatatccgaaatttttctaatttaaaaaaattttttattttgttctatgATGGTtcacaaataattttgttacgTTACTTtcctgttaaaaaaattaagaccaACAGCAGTTATTAcaattctattttattaaaaaaaaatattacaaaatatttttggcattaaaaattacatacggaaattgtatatatagtagtagtacaaaaaaaacaacaaagagatgtgtttcataaattgtgaTTGAACAACTTCCGTTGCGATGACGAAATTAACCCAACAAATGAGGCACAGTTTTTTGTATATCATCACAGCGTTCATTAAGGTCAGACTGTGATAAGAAAAAGAGAATATAAGAAAGAAAAGGCAAATTAAAGATTattgtataaaacttaaaaacggagaaagaaaaaaaaaacaacacttaCAGCATCTAAGCCTAGACAAGCGCCCCATTCAATCAATGTGATACGATGGTCATTATTCGAGTCACACGATTCCAAGAAGGGAGCAATACAATGTTCCAAACTAACCAAAGGAGCACGAATAGGGAAAAGTTCGTGACGTGAGACGGAACGATCAGTGTCACCATCCAAATCACACCATTTCCAAACGGCAGCATTGGCCCAACGACGGGTCATATTGGTTTCAGCTTCCAATTCCATTTGCATGTAATGTTCGGTAAGTTCATCACGTTCGGCCAAATCACGCATAACGTTGAAAAGCCAGTCACGCATACGGCGGGGGAAATCTTTCATTTCCTCTTCGGTACAATCCTTTTGGGCATGACACTCACCGTAGTAGTCAATGTGCAAATGGCTATTGTCGGGATTAAGGCAACCAGGAGCTTTGGTGTCGCACAAACAACGTTGTTGATATACGGAACAATCAGAAGACCAAGTTTCATTTTTATTGGTGCAAACGCGACGACGAACATCAGATTCCTCTGGACATTCGGGAATACAAACACATTTAGCCTCAACGCCTTCGAGTTGGCAAACACGACCAGCACCACAGTGCATTTTCTCGCAGGGATCAACTAAAGTCATTAATATACAGATTagaaaatatatcctttttcacTTTATAACAAGTTACAAAACTTTTCGAAAGATTTAAGTGGattcaaattatatatatttttttcaataaaacttacTTTCAATAACGGGATTGGTCAATTGATTAGTTTCAGCCACAAATTTAGTAGCAATTTCATTTTCACGTTCAATATCTCTAttctacaaattaaaatttaattatttgataAATAGCTTTGGATTACATATGAAATATCTATACTTACAAGATTCTTTTCCTCCAATTGTCTCAAGAGTTCTTCATCACTTTCATCCAAATCGAACAGATCCAAATCATCTAAATCACTGATGTCTTCTTCTTCAGCTTTAATATGAGCAAAGGCCAACAGGCCAACGAGCATCAGCAGAGCCCACTTCATGGTTCTAAAATTCAAatcgttttaaatgtttaaattatattggTTTTTTGATTTagtctaaaatattaaaagaaacgctaaaaattaaatataataatgtcTTTGTAGATGGTGATAAGAGTCGGCTCTCTTCTCTATTTTATCGCTCATTCTCAGGGCACTCtgatttttcataaatacatgtacatacataagctacattcatataaaaaaaatactaacttGTGATGGCTTTAAATGAATGaactacatatttttaaaactgataATTTTGGGAAAAACTTTAAGAGGCGTTTTTAATTGTgaagatttttaattaagattaattttttaacgttttttacattttttactttttaattattacttATAGTGAATTTATACTTCAAGAGCGAGTGAAAACAAACCACTTTTAGATTCTCGAACCGTTCCCACCACAATTGGATATctgctccggaacgacccgatttTTAATCCGTTAAAGATTGTCAATTCAGCAACAGCTGTACCAACCGGACGTTTTTTCAccagggaagaacatccagttacagtCAACCTGTTACAGCCAACAACAAATTCTTGAACAACAATCTTGGAACTGGAACTTCTGGAAACCATCCCTCGGTACATTGTTTggtttctaaaatatttctataaagttTTCAAGGCactatttgtttcaaaaatgtaacaaatttaaacttaatttttcttaCATACAACTGAAGTAGAAAAGGTATGTATGGGGACATATCTAGAATTGCTATTTCAGTaagttatataatataatagatTCATTTTAGATTTCTGATCATTgatgaaaataatccatgcttatGAAAAACATTTCGTAACATTTTTTAGTAATCCGGTATATGCTGGAATTTGAGCGATTTGAAATCGACTGTTTTGAAAAGGTGTGATGAATTTCGatctagaaatataaaaaaaaacaaaaaatcgtttttgaCGATTTCAAATCGAttcgatttttaaaattaatttcatcacACACctgcactgaaaataatccatgctcaactttacgtaAAAAATTtccgtaacttctattttcgtaatatttacaaaaattatacacgaagtataatacgaaatattatttaataaaacccttttctaaggagtgagatcgaaaaattcttaacatacatatatgtttataaaaaagaaaccactaaacttacagctttattttttttatttgattcaaaataatattactatttacaaaaaaaaaatatttttatagttttaatcactattgatgaaattttgaacccttttcggaaacccttccattaacgtttttatagtgctttctgtcactttgctcgaaatgtagtccatctccatttaaaatctaccacacttttggacaccttttttgtactcttcaattctcttttaacaagagcccaatatctctccactggccttagctccgggcagtttggagga
This genomic window contains:
- the LOC111681186 gene encoding SPARC isoform X3 — translated: MKWALLMLVGLLAFAHIKAEEEDISDLDDLDLFDLDESDEELLRQLEEKNLNRDIERENEIATKFVAETNQLTNPVIEIDPCEKMHCGAGRVCQLEGVEAKCVCIPECPEESDVRRRVCTNKNETWSSDCSVYQQRCLCDTKAPGCLNPDNSHLHIDYYGECHAQKDCTEEEMKDFPRRMRDWLFNVMRDLAERDELTEHYMQMELEAETNMTRRWANAAVWKWCDLDGDTDRSVSRHELFPIRAPLVSLEHCIAPFLESCDSNNDHRITLIEWGACLGLDASDLNERCDDIQKTVPHLLG
- the LOC111681186 gene encoding SPARC isoform X2; translation: MVEVHHLVENIDAKISWIVINNFKSKRTMKWALLMLVGLLAFAHIKAEEEDISDLDDLDLFDLDESDEELLRQLEEKNLNRDIERENEIATKFVAETNQLTNPVIEIDPCEKMHCGAGRVCQLEGVEAKCVCIPECPEESDVRRRVCTNKNETWSSDCSVYQQRCLCDTKAPGCLNPDNSHLHIDYYGECHAQKDCTEEEMKDFPRRMRDWLFNVMRDLAERDELTEHYMQMELEAETNMTRRWANAAVWKWCDLDGDTDRSVSRHELFPIRAPLVSLEHCIAPFLESCDSNNDHRITLIEWGACLGLDASDLNERCDDIQKTVPHLLG